AGCAGTTGATCGCGAACGGCACGATGGGTCTGTCGGTGGCGTTCGATCTGCCGACGCAGATGGGTCACGACAGCGACGCGGCGATCTCCTCGGGCGAGGTCGGCAAGGTGGGTGTGGCGATCGACTCGATCGACGACATGCGGGTGCTGTTCGACGGCATCCCGCTGGACAAGGTCTCGACGTCGATGACGATCAACGCCCCCGGCTCCCTCCTTCTCCTCCTGTACCAGTTGGTCGGTGAGGAGCAGGGTGTTCCGGCGGACAAGCTGACGGGCACGATCCAGAACGACGTGCTGAAGGAGTACATCGCGCGGGGCACGTACATCTTCCCGCCGAAGCCTTCGCTGCGTCTGATCGCGGACATCTTCAAGTACTGCCGGGCCGAGATCCCGAAGTGGAACACGATCTCGATCTCGGGCTATCACATGGCCGAGGCGGGTGCGTCTCCGGCGCAGGAGATCGCGTTCACCCTCGCGGACGGCATCGAGTACGTCCGCACGGCGGTCGCGGCCAGCATGGACGTGGACGACTTCGCCCCGCGTCTCTCCTTCTTCTTCGTGGCCCGCACGACGATCCTGGAGGAGGTCGCGAAGTTCCGTGCGGCCCGTCGGATCTGGGCGCGGGTGATGAAGGAGGAGTTCGGCGCGAAGAACCCCAAGTCGCTGATGCTCCGCTTCCACACCCAGACGGCGGGTGTGGCCCTCACGGCCCAGCAGCCGGAGGTGAACCTGGTCCGCGTGGCGATCCAGGGCCTGGCGGCCGTCCTGGGCGGAACGCAGTCGCTCCACACGAACTCCTTCGACGAGGCGATCGCGCTCCCGACGGACAAGTCGGCCCGTCTGGCCCTGCGTACGCAGCAGGTCCTCGCGTACGAGACGGACGTGACGGCGACCGTCGACCCGTTCGCCGGCTCGTACGTGGTCGAGAAGATGACGGATGACGTGGAGGCCGCGGCGCTTGAGCTGATGGCCAAGGTCGAGGACATGGGCGGCGCGGTCGCGGCGATCGAGCGCGGTTTCCAGAAGGGCGAGATCGAGCGCTCGGCCTATCGGATCGCGCAGGAGACGGACAGCGGCGAGCGGGTCGTCGTCGGTGTCAACCGCTACACGATCGACGTCGAGGAGCCCTACGAGCCCCTCCGCGTCGACCCGGTCATCGAGGAGGAACAGGCGGCGCGCCTCGCGAAGTTGCGGGCCGAGCGCGACCAGACGGCCGTCGACGTCGCCCTCATCGAGCTGAGGAAGGCGGCGGAGGGCACGGACAACGTCCTCTACCCGATGAAGGACGCGCTCAAGGCGCGGGCGACGGTCGGCGAGGTCTGCAACGCCCTGCGCGAGGTCTGGGGCACGTACGTCCCCACCGACGCCTTCTAGGAACCGCGGACGGCGGCCCCGCCTCTCCGTCGGAGAGCGCGAGGCCGCCGCACCTCCCTCACACGCTCCCGGCGCGTGGGCCCGACGCATAGGCCAGAGGCGGCGCGATCGCCTGGACGTCCGCCTGCTCCGCCACCCACAGTCCGATGAACAGCGCGGCGGT
The sequence above is a segment of the Streptomyces sp. NBC_01255 genome. Coding sequences within it:
- a CDS encoding acyl-CoA mutase large subunit family protein, which produces MARESESGLPIEPVYGPGALEGWDPAGKLGEPGSYPFTRGVYPSMYTGRPWTMRQYAGFGTATESNARYKQLIANGTMGLSVAFDLPTQMGHDSDAAISSGEVGKVGVAIDSIDDMRVLFDGIPLDKVSTSMTINAPGSLLLLLYQLVGEEQGVPADKLTGTIQNDVLKEYIARGTYIFPPKPSLRLIADIFKYCRAEIPKWNTISISGYHMAEAGASPAQEIAFTLADGIEYVRTAVAASMDVDDFAPRLSFFFVARTTILEEVAKFRAARRIWARVMKEEFGAKNPKSLMLRFHTQTAGVALTAQQPEVNLVRVAIQGLAAVLGGTQSLHTNSFDEAIALPTDKSARLALRTQQVLAYETDVTATVDPFAGSYVVEKMTDDVEAAALELMAKVEDMGGAVAAIERGFQKGEIERSAYRIAQETDSGERVVVGVNRYTIDVEEPYEPLRVDPVIEEEQAARLAKLRAERDQTAVDVALIELRKAAEGTDNVLYPMKDALKARATVGEVCNALREVWGTYVPTDAF